The Phycisphaeraceae bacterium genome has a window encoding:
- a CDS encoding PDZ domain-containing protein: MTLRRIALAHFHRTIALFASAAVLATGLGAGAQSLPDNVLKDFAFREIGPTVFGGRITDLSLVEGRPHTIFVAAASGGLFRTTNNGTTWECIFQHEGTISIGDIAVDQKNPDTIWVGTGEANNQRSSYWGDGVYKTTDGGKTWTNVGLRDSHHIARIAIDPSNSDVVYVAAMGRLYSDNEERGLFKTADGGKTWQRVLWVSERVGATEVAIDPRNPSTVYAATYERIRRPWHLIESGPGSAIWKSTDAGATWTRLAGGLPSGDIGRIGLAIYPKNPDIVYATVADFNPAPQEQSAARPMLGFWGDFTDSGFRVTTVTENSNAARAGLQVGDVISRLAGEEMTSVWNLIRALGNKTPADEIEIVYTRDGEERTIRMRLGAEPPRAQQGQPRIVGGSIYRSNDGGATWTKQNTRPIGGDPPYYYGQIRVAPTDENRIYVLGVPMYASDDGGKTWNMNAAASVHVDHHALEIGPGDLDRLVLGNDGGLAISYDRGATWDHYNNIPLAQFYTVAVDMQIPYHIYGGTQDNGTWGGPSVSKSFRGIGASEWYRVGGGDGFYAQIDPFDSNIVFGESQFGVIFRLDKRTWQSRSIRPPQTDRNNPDRYNWSSPILMSTHNPGIIYFGGNKLFKSWNRGDTWPQVSPDLTTADAEKIKGNVPHCTITTIAESPIDPNLLLVGTDDGLVQMSQDGGITWTNLAGRFPGAPSNWWVSRVELSRHDVNVAYVSFTGYREDDFRPFIYATRNKGQNWELISGGLPHEPVNVIREDPRNPNVLWVGTDLGCHVSIDRGATWTRLKNGLPTIAVHDLVIHPRDRDLALGTHGRGFFIVDIGPIQELSAEVLGKPAHLFTIEDAYQWNFYSNEGWSGNRLFNGPNGPYGAAVSYHLKSAVERGAITLTIRDASGRVIRSLEAPTGQGLHRVYWNFQGDPAPGAAQGGGQPGGRRGGRAQTVPPGTYTAVLKVGDQEFTQSFEVKRDPMLDRVPGPVEPEPAEAEID, translated from the coding sequence ATGACGCTGCGACGAATCGCTCTTGCCCATTTCCACCGCACGATTGCCCTGTTTGCCTCCGCCGCCGTGCTTGCCACGGGCCTGGGCGCTGGCGCTCAGTCGCTGCCCGACAACGTGCTCAAGGATTTCGCCTTCCGCGAGATCGGTCCCACGGTGTTCGGCGGGCGCATCACCGATCTGTCGCTGGTGGAGGGTCGCCCCCACACCATCTTCGTCGCCGCGGCCTCGGGCGGGCTCTTCCGCACCACGAACAACGGCACCACGTGGGAATGCATCTTCCAGCACGAGGGCACCATCTCGATCGGCGACATCGCCGTCGATCAGAAGAACCCCGACACCATCTGGGTCGGCACGGGCGAGGCCAACAATCAGCGCTCCTCCTACTGGGGCGATGGGGTCTACAAGACCACCGACGGCGGCAAGACGTGGACCAACGTGGGCCTGCGCGACAGCCACCACATCGCGCGCATCGCCATTGACCCCTCCAACTCCGACGTGGTGTACGTCGCCGCCATGGGGCGCCTCTATTCCGACAACGAAGAACGCGGATTGTTCAAGACCGCCGACGGCGGCAAGACCTGGCAGCGGGTGCTGTGGGTGAGCGAACGCGTCGGCGCCACTGAAGTCGCCATTGATCCGCGGAATCCGAGCACGGTGTACGCGGCGACCTACGAGCGCATCCGCCGCCCCTGGCACCTGATCGAGTCCGGCCCCGGCAGCGCCATCTGGAAGTCCACCGACGCCGGCGCCACCTGGACGCGGCTGGCCGGTGGCCTGCCTTCGGGCGACATCGGGCGAATCGGCCTGGCGATCTACCCGAAGAATCCGGACATCGTTTACGCCACGGTGGCTGACTTCAATCCGGCGCCGCAGGAACAGTCCGCCGCGCGCCCCATGCTGGGCTTCTGGGGCGACTTCACCGATTCCGGCTTCCGCGTGACGACCGTCACCGAAAACAGCAACGCGGCCCGCGCGGGACTGCAGGTAGGCGACGTGATCTCCCGTCTCGCGGGCGAGGAGATGACCAGCGTCTGGAACCTGATCCGCGCGCTGGGCAACAAGACGCCCGCCGATGAAATCGAGATCGTCTACACCCGAGACGGCGAGGAACGGACGATCCGCATGCGGCTCGGCGCCGAGCCGCCCCGCGCCCAGCAGGGGCAACCGCGCATCGTGGGCGGATCCATCTACCGCAGCAACGACGGCGGCGCCACCTGGACCAAGCAGAACACCCGCCCGATCGGGGGCGACCCCCCCTACTACTACGGGCAGATCCGAGTCGCCCCGACGGATGAGAACCGCATCTACGTGCTGGGCGTGCCCATGTACGCCTCGGATGACGGCGGCAAGACCTGGAACATGAACGCCGCCGCCTCCGTGCACGTGGATCATCACGCGCTGGAGATCGGCCCCGGCGATCTGGATCGTCTCGTGCTGGGCAACGACGGCGGACTGGCCATCAGTTACGACCGCGGCGCCACCTGGGACCACTACAACAACATTCCACTCGCCCAGTTCTACACCGTGGCGGTGGACATGCAGATTCCATATCACATCTATGGCGGAACCCAGGACAACGGCACCTGGGGCGGGCCGTCGGTCTCCAAGTCCTTCCGCGGCATCGGCGCCTCCGAGTGGTACCGCGTGGGCGGCGGCGACGGCTTCTACGCCCAGATCGACCCCTTCGACTCCAATATCGTCTTCGGCGAGTCGCAGTTCGGCGTGATCTTCCGCCTCGACAAGCGGACCTGGCAGTCCCGCTCCATCCGTCCGCCTCAGACCGACCGCAACAACCCGGACCGCTACAACTGGTCCTCGCCGATCCTGATGTCCACGCACAACCCCGGCATCATCTACTTCGGCGGGAACAAGCTGTTCAAGTCGTGGAACCGCGGCGACACCTGGCCGCAGGTCAGCCCCGATCTCACCACCGCCGACGCGGAGAAGATCAAGGGCAACGTGCCGCACTGCACCATCACCACCATCGCCGAATCACCCATTGATCCCAACCTTCTGCTGGTGGGCACCGACGACGGGCTGGTGCAGATGAGCCAGGACGGGGGGATCACCTGGACCAATCTGGCCGGACGCTTCCCCGGCGCGCCCAGCAACTGGTGGGTCAGCCGCGTCGAACTGTCGAGGCACGACGTGAACGTGGCGTACGTCTCCTTCACGGGATACCGCGAGGATGACTTCCGCCCCTTCATCTACGCCACGCGCAACAAGGGCCAGAACTGGGAACTCATCTCCGGCGGGCTGCCCCATGAGCCCGTCAACGTGATCCGCGAAGATCCTCGCAACCCCAACGTCCTCTGGGTTGGCACGGACCTCGGCTGTCACGTCTCCATTGATCGCGGCGCCACATGGACGCGGCTGAAGAACGGCCTGCCGACGATCGCCGTGCATGATCTCGTCATCCACCCGCGCGACCGTGACCTGGCGCTGGGCACGCACGGGCGCGGCTTCTTCATCGTGGACATCGGCCCGATCCAGGAACTCTCGGCCGAGGTGCTGGGCAAGCCCGCCCACCTGTTCACCATCGAGGACGCCTATCAGTGGAACTTCTACAGCAATGAGGGATGGTCGGGCAACCGGCTGTTCAACGGCCCCAACGGGCCGTACGGTGCGGCGGTGTCGTACCACCTGAAGTCCGCCGTGGAACGGGGCGCCATCACACTCACGATCCGCGACGCCAGCGGACGGGTGATTCGTTCGCTCGAGGCGCCCACCGGTCAGGGCCTGCACCGAGTGTACTGGAACTTCCAAGGTGATCCCGCGCCGGGCGCCGCCCAGGGCGGAGGCCAGCCGGGCGGGCGACGCGGCGGGCGGGCCCAGACCGTGCCGCCCGGCACGTACACCGCGGTGCTGAAGGTGGGCGATCAGGAGTTCACCCAGTCGTTCGAAGTGAAACGTGATCCGATGCTCGATCGGGTGCCCGGCCCCGTGGAGCCGGAGCCGGCCGAAGCGGAGATCGACTGA
- a CDS encoding zinc metalloprotease HtpX, giving the protein MTAFVNNVKTAFLLAALMGLCVAVGSYWGTQGMMVALVFGVIMNFGAWFFSDSIAIAAMRGVQVNEQTAPDLYSMVERLAKRASLPMPRVYVCPQEAPNAFATGRNPRHSAVAVTQGALRLLNREELEGVMAHELAHIKNRDTLTATIAATVAGVFSMLAHWAMLFGMAGGNRQGGHPLASLAIILLGAIGAALIKAMISRSREYVADADGAAIAGTPAGLASALQKLETYSKRIPLDNPNPAMNNLFIVEPFVGQTLTQLFATHPPTERRIAALMREAPGRQFAG; this is encoded by the coding sequence ATGACCGCCTTCGTGAACAACGTCAAGACCGCCTTTCTGCTCGCCGCCCTGATGGGTCTGTGCGTGGCCGTCGGTTCGTACTGGGGCACGCAGGGAATGATGGTCGCGCTGGTGTTCGGCGTGATCATGAACTTCGGGGCATGGTTCTTCTCGGATTCGATCGCCATCGCCGCCATGCGGGGCGTGCAGGTCAACGAGCAGACCGCACCGGACCTGTACTCCATGGTCGAGCGTCTGGCCAAGCGGGCGTCTCTGCCCATGCCCCGCGTCTACGTGTGTCCGCAGGAGGCCCCCAACGCCTTCGCCACGGGTCGCAACCCGCGACACTCCGCTGTCGCGGTGACTCAGGGCGCGCTGCGACTGCTCAACCGGGAGGAGCTTGAGGGCGTGATGGCCCATGAGCTGGCCCACATCAAGAACCGCGACACGCTGACCGCGACGATCGCCGCGACCGTCGCCGGCGTCTTCAGCATGCTGGCGCACTGGGCCATGCTTTTCGGCATGGCCGGGGGCAATCGCCAGGGTGGGCATCCGCTGGCTTCGCTGGCCATTATCCTGCTCGGCGCCATCGGCGCCGCCCTCATCAAGGCCATGATCAGCCGCTCGCGCGAGTACGTCGCCGACGCGGACGGCGCGGCCATCGCGGGGACGCCGGCGGGGCTCGCGTCCGCCCTTCAGAAGCTCGAGACCTATTCGAAGCGCATCCCGCTGGACAACCCCAACCCCGCCATGAACAACCTGTTCATCGTGGAGCCGTTCGTGGGCCAGACGCTGACGCAGCTCTTTGCGACGCATCCACCGACCGAGAGACGCATCGCCGCCCTGATGCGCGAGGCGCCGGGGCGGCAGTTCGCGGGATGA
- a CDS encoding 1-acyl-sn-glycerol-3-phosphate acyltransferase, producing MTRQAWASRGDRAPLSNQVALFFGRRFFCLTMGVLYRLQLEGREHIPPRGPLIVVANHQSYLDPILLGMLAWTRTFRAMAKSSLFRFGPFGRLISLFGALPVDQHKGDLATIRVAIDEVNAGHAVIIYPEGGRTRDGRVRPFQRGFQVILKRTRAPVLPVTIEGAYDVWPAGRPLPRLSGRIIVRAHPVIPHEAFVGAGAERNIEALRRTIEARRLALRQEIRQRSRGRFPVEASGDLPAWEGPPPIGSTEA from the coding sequence GTGACCCGACAGGCATGGGCTTCACGAGGCGACCGCGCCCCGTTGAGCAACCAGGTCGCCCTGTTCTTCGGGCGGCGGTTCTTCTGCCTGACCATGGGCGTGCTCTACCGCCTTCAACTCGAGGGGCGCGAGCACATTCCCCCCCGCGGTCCGCTCATTGTGGTGGCCAACCACCAGTCCTACCTCGACCCGATCCTGCTTGGCATGCTGGCGTGGACGCGCACGTTTCGCGCCATGGCTAAGAGTTCACTGTTCCGGTTCGGGCCGTTCGGCCGGCTCATTTCGCTCTTCGGGGCGCTGCCGGTCGATCAACACAAGGGTGACCTGGCCACGATCCGGGTGGCGATCGACGAAGTCAACGCCGGGCACGCGGTCATCATCTATCCGGAGGGCGGGAGAACGCGCGACGGTCGCGTGCGCCCCTTCCAGCGCGGATTTCAAGTGATCCTCAAGCGCACCCGGGCGCCGGTGCTGCCGGTGACGATCGAGGGGGCCTACGACGTATGGCCCGCGGGTCGCCCGCTGCCCCGCCTGAGCGGCCGGATCATCGTGCGGGCGCATCCGGTGATTCCCCACGAGGCGTTCGTCGGCGCCGGCGCGGAGCGGAACATCGAGGCCCTCCGCCGCACCATCGAGGCCAGACGGCTGGCGCTGAGGCAGGAGATCCGCCAGCGATCACGCGGACGCTTTCCCGTGGAAGCCAGCGGCGATCTGCCCGCGTGGGAGGGGCCGCCGCCGATCGGTTCGACGGAGGCGTGA
- a CDS encoding (d)CMP kinase, with protein sequence MTTPSLSSRKPAISSRRPLTLTSPSPPTSEDGPVPGDVIITIDGPAGTGKSTVAHRLASRLGLEFLDTGAMYRAAALLAIERGIDPTDGPALAEAVRQADLHFDWSADPPRVLLGARDVTKRIRDLDVSGCVSIVASQPALRRELVERQRIIARRHPRLVTEGRDQGSVVFPDAAVRFYLDADPHVRATRRVEQMALAGKVVNFDDVLADIQGRDRLDGSRADGPLIKPHGALVIDTSRLTLDEVVDRLEHEVRTRVAARVGSAGASGDVT encoded by the coding sequence ATGACGACCCCATCCCTGTCATCGAGAAAGCCCGCGATATCCTCCAGGCGGCCATTGACGCTCACGAGCCCGTCGCCGCCGACGAGTGAGGACGGTCCCGTGCCAGGCGACGTCATCATCACGATCGACGGTCCCGCCGGCACGGGCAAATCGACGGTGGCGCACCGCCTGGCGTCGCGCCTGGGGCTGGAGTTCCTCGACACCGGGGCGATGTATCGCGCCGCCGCGCTGCTGGCGATCGAGCGCGGAATCGACCCCACGGATGGTCCGGCCCTCGCCGAGGCGGTTCGCCAGGCGGATCTGCACTTTGACTGGAGCGCCGACCCGCCGCGCGTGCTGCTCGGAGCACGCGACGTCACGAAGCGCATCCGTGACCTGGACGTAAGCGGATGCGTCTCGATTGTGGCGAGTCAGCCGGCGCTGCGCCGCGAGCTGGTGGAGCGCCAGCGGATCATCGCCCGTCGGCATCCGCGGCTGGTCACGGAGGGACGGGACCAGGGATCGGTGGTCTTTCCGGACGCGGCGGTTCGCTTCTACCTCGACGCCGACCCGCACGTCCGGGCGACGCGACGTGTCGAACAGATGGCCTTGGCCGGCAAGGTGGTCAACTTCGACGATGTGCTGGCGGACATCCAGGGACGCGACCGACTGGATGGCTCAAGGGCGGACGGTCCGCTCATCAAACCGCACGGCGCGCTGGTCATCGACACGAGCCGGCTCACGCTTGATGAAGTGGTCGATCGACTGGAGCACGAGGTGCGCACGCGGGTGGCGGCAAGGGTGGGAAGCGCCGGCGCTTCGGGGGACGTCACGTGA
- the gcvH gene encoding glycine cleavage system protein GcvH translates to MPSPSDCRFSETHEWHRVSGNTVTIGITRFAADELTDLTYVELKPVGTKVAAGGAIGEVESVKTSSEVYSAVPGEIVEVNPEVVKDPSLVNTDSFGKGWLVKIRAADLSPLDGLMDQPTYDSQHPVA, encoded by the coding sequence ATGCCCAGCCCGAGCGATTGCCGCTTCTCCGAAACCCACGAATGGCATCGGGTTTCGGGGAATACGGTGACTATCGGCATCACCCGGTTCGCCGCCGATGAACTGACCGACCTGACCTACGTCGAACTGAAGCCGGTTGGGACAAAGGTGGCCGCCGGAGGAGCCATCGGCGAGGTCGAATCGGTCAAGACCTCCAGCGAGGTCTATTCCGCCGTCCCGGGCGAGATCGTCGAGGTCAACCCGGAAGTCGTGAAGGATCCCTCACTGGTCAACACCGACTCGTTTGGAAAGGGCTGGCTGGTGAAGATTCGGGCCGCCGACCTTTCCCCACTGGACGGCCTGATGGACCAGCCGACCTATGACAGCCAGCACCCCGTCGCCTGA
- a CDS encoding ABC transporter ATP-binding protein → MTASTPSPDGAGNSHLVRVSGVRKAYRMGDRVVEALRGVDLAIVEPGFYAIMGASGSGKSTLLHLLAGLDRPDAGSLQVAGWTLESLSERQLTEYRRHRIGIIFQQFNLIPTLSAIDNVILPGLLGGRSRGELVDQGQSLLHSLGLKDRSNHRPDALSGGEQQRVAIARALLYSPPVLFADEPTGNLDSGSSEQLWRVLRQLAEERGVTVVMVTHEPTAAIHCRRVHVLRDGRFQGSFDVNGADAAELATRYQQLGGAPR, encoded by the coding sequence ATGACAGCCAGCACCCCGTCGCCTGACGGCGCGGGGAACTCCCATCTTGTCCGGGTGTCAGGCGTCAGGAAGGCCTATCGCATGGGCGATCGGGTCGTGGAGGCCCTGCGCGGAGTTGATCTCGCCATCGTCGAGCCGGGTTTCTACGCCATCATGGGGGCTTCCGGGAGCGGCAAGAGCACGCTCCTTCACCTGCTGGCAGGGCTGGACCGCCCTGACGCCGGATCGCTCCAGGTGGCGGGATGGACGCTGGAGTCGCTCTCGGAGCGACAGTTGACCGAATATCGACGCCATCGCATCGGCATCATCTTTCAGCAGTTCAACCTGATTCCCACGCTCTCGGCCATCGACAACGTGATTCTGCCCGGACTCCTGGGGGGTCGGTCCCGCGGCGAACTGGTCGATCAGGGGCAGTCGCTGCTCCACTCCCTCGGACTGAAAGACCGCTCGAACCATCGCCCCGACGCTCTGTCCGGGGGCGAGCAGCAGCGCGTGGCCATCGCGCGGGCGCTGCTCTATTCGCCTCCCGTGCTGTTCGCCGATGAGCCGACGGGGAATCTTGATTCGGGCAGCAGCGAACAACTCTGGCGGGTGCTGCGTCAACTGGCGGAGGAGCGGGGCGTCACCGTGGTGATGGTGACGCACGAGCCGACCGCCGCCATTCACTGCCGCCGCGTCCACGTGCTGCGCGACGGTCGATTCCAGGGATCCTTCGATGTCAACGGCGCTGATGCGGCCGAGCTGGCGACTCGGTATCAACAACTTGGCGGGGCGCCGCGGTAG
- a CDS encoding ABC transporter permease, whose protein sequence is MSTALMRPSWRLGINNLAGRRGRTALLVAAVTFASALIVAVATAMYSVQTTVEGRILATLGAADARVVHLFNGRFDAALLETVRAWPQVESAIGRYSAAITLVRTDGRVDPDTELPLRLTPLAHGIDSDIEFAMRPIDLARGTTPRRPDEMLIDSYVARRMDWDVGDEAEVQRFGEPLRLRIVGVYNRPTLGAFQRPQVYVTRSTLEEVTERDGLLTDIAIDLRSGTDVEAFCRQHAPEVPEQLALEPAEMVRTGFDRRVYASRVMFILGALFAFLSCSFIIVIGMTTGVTERQRELAIIRCIGATRGQVFLSQMWVGLLVGAAGGAVGIPLGVGLAAILIHFFRELIPAGLQLSWLGIGLAAGGSIGAGLLGAVWPAFEASRVAPLKAFAVRAAPPRARTGWLMAGAAACLLVMQPVLFLPQSEQTRFWLYVTTALPLMQIGYFILAVPAFIVVARTFGPLLSRLLQLPGNLLTQSALAIPVRLGLTAGALMIGVAILVSTWTSTTSVLQDWLGKMTFADGFAFKRDGLTAKERQTIASLPFVEATCPIAYVPLRVMNHHLFGVQGIAPPNVICIGFEPDEFFRVNRVDWVAGTPEQAIPRLRRGEGVLVAEEFLTTKGLTVGDTLELGAGRVVHAYEIVGVVSAAGLDVATQMFGIRNVYNEHAMSCVFADFSVMSERFDNPDIFLMQMNIADSVTDDEAKFAMHERLPGVLFVSGRSIKKAIDEVGAAILAVQTTVAFAALVLACFAVGSVLVANVNSRRYEYGVLRAVGASKAHLAKLVLGEAMLLAGAAAIVGTFFGLHTAAVDVRFYRDLGGIVLQYRVPWTPMLVGWCVLLALTLLAAIPACIGLVRRTPRQLLATGRGGA, encoded by the coding sequence ATGTCAACGGCGCTGATGCGGCCGAGCTGGCGACTCGGTATCAACAACTTGGCGGGGCGCCGCGGTAGGACCGCCCTGCTGGTCGCCGCCGTCACCTTCGCCTCGGCGCTCATCGTCGCGGTGGCGACGGCGATGTATTCCGTTCAGACCACGGTCGAGGGCCGCATCCTCGCCACGCTGGGCGCGGCGGACGCACGCGTCGTTCATCTGTTCAACGGCCGCTTCGACGCCGCCCTCCTCGAAACCGTCCGCGCCTGGCCCCAGGTCGAATCCGCCATCGGGCGCTACAGCGCGGCGATCACGCTGGTGCGGACCGACGGCCGCGTGGACCCCGACACCGAGCTGCCCCTGCGCCTCACGCCGCTGGCCCACGGCATCGACTCGGACATCGAGTTCGCCATGCGGCCTATCGACCTGGCGCGGGGCACGACGCCCCGGCGCCCCGACGAGATGCTCATCGACTCCTACGTCGCCCGACGCATGGACTGGGACGTGGGCGACGAAGCGGAAGTCCAGCGATTCGGCGAACCGCTGCGGCTTCGCATCGTGGGCGTGTACAACCGCCCCACGCTGGGCGCGTTTCAGCGGCCGCAGGTATACGTGACGCGCTCCACCCTGGAGGAGGTCACCGAACGCGATGGACTGCTCACCGACATCGCCATCGACCTTCGATCCGGTACGGATGTCGAGGCCTTCTGTCGCCAGCACGCCCCCGAGGTTCCCGAGCAGCTGGCGCTGGAGCCGGCGGAAATGGTCCGCACGGGCTTCGATCGAAGGGTCTACGCCAGCCGCGTGATGTTCATCCTGGGCGCGCTCTTCGCATTTCTGAGCTGCTCGTTCATCATCGTCATCGGCATGACGACCGGCGTCACCGAACGTCAGCGCGAACTGGCCATCATCCGCTGCATCGGGGCCACGCGCGGCCAGGTCTTTCTGTCGCAGATGTGGGTCGGTCTGCTGGTGGGCGCGGCGGGGGGCGCCGTGGGCATCCCCCTGGGCGTCGGGCTGGCGGCCATCCTGATCCACTTCTTCCGCGAACTGATTCCCGCCGGACTGCAGTTGAGTTGGCTGGGCATCGGACTGGCGGCGGGCGGGTCGATCGGTGCGGGCCTGCTGGGCGCGGTGTGGCCGGCCTTTGAGGCCAGCCGCGTGGCGCCGCTCAAGGCCTTCGCGGTGCGTGCGGCGCCGCCTCGCGCACGCACCGGCTGGCTCATGGCCGGAGCGGCGGCGTGCCTGCTGGTGATGCAGCCGGTTCTGTTCCTTCCCCAGAGCGAGCAGACGCGATTCTGGCTCTACGTCACCACCGCGCTCCCGCTCATGCAGATCGGGTACTTCATCCTCGCGGTGCCGGCGTTCATCGTGGTCGCGCGGACGTTCGGCCCCCTGTTGAGCCGCCTGCTGCAACTGCCGGGCAACCTGCTCACCCAGTCCGCGCTGGCGATTCCGGTGCGATTGGGTCTGACGGCCGGCGCGCTCATGATCGGGGTGGCCATTCTCGTCTCGACGTGGACCAGCACCACGTCCGTGCTTCAGGACTGGCTGGGCAAGATGACCTTCGCCGACGGCTTTGCCTTCAAGCGCGACGGTCTCACGGCGAAGGAGCGACAGACCATCGCCTCGCTGCCCTTCGTGGAGGCCACCTGCCCCATCGCCTACGTGCCGCTGCGCGTGATGAACCACCACCTGTTCGGCGTGCAGGGCATCGCGCCGCCCAACGTCATCTGCATCGGCTTCGAGCCGGACGAGTTCTTCCGCGTCAACCGCGTGGACTGGGTGGCGGGCACGCCCGAGCAGGCGATCCCCCGGCTGCGCCGCGGCGAAGGCGTGCTCGTGGCCGAGGAGTTCCTCACCACCAAAGGGCTGACCGTCGGCGACACGCTCGAGCTGGGCGCGGGACGCGTGGTGCATGCCTACGAGATCGTCGGCGTGGTGTCGGCGGCGGGGTTGGACGTGGCCACGCAGATGTTCGGCATCCGCAACGTCTACAACGAACACGCCATGAGCTGCGTCTTCGCAGACTTCTCGGTGATGAGCGAGCGCTTCGACAATCCCGACATCTTCCTCATGCAGATGAACATCGCGGATTCGGTGACCGATGACGAGGCGAAGTTCGCCATGCACGAACGCCTTCCGGGGGTGCTCTTCGTCTCGGGCCGGTCCATCAAGAAGGCGATCGACGAGGTGGGTGCGGCGATCCTCGCCGTGCAGACCACGGTCGCCTTCGCCGCCCTGGTGCTGGCGTGCTTCGCCGTGGGCAGCGTGCTGGTGGCCAACGTGAACAGCCGCCGCTACGAGTACGGCGTGCTTCGGGCCGTCGGCGCCTCGAAGGCGCATCTGGCGAAACTGGTCCTGGGAGAGGCGATGCTGCTTGCCGGCGCCGCCGCCATCGTCGGCACATTCTTCGGCCTGCACACGGCGGCGGTGGACGTCCGCTTCTACCGCGACCTGGGCGGCATCGTGCTGCAGTACCGAGTCCCGTGGACGCCCATGCTGGTCGGCTGGTGCGTGCTGCTGGCGCTGACGCTGCTGGCCGCCATCCCCGCCTGCATCGGCCTGGTCCGGCGCACCCCCCGGCAACTGCTGGCGACGGGTCGCGGCGGGGCCTGA
- a CDS encoding sulfotransferase: MSRAGTQWMCKCLNEHSQAAAFGESMFFGRRYVPPAPDGLYHAAQYRELRRHLLADGSCIHSTAGGGPGSLKRLTLRDIGPLVERLFPDDAPPMTPGACFRRLARAIAEAEGKPLAIEKTPHHLNWIDRILAHLPEARFVVMVREPYSFMLSYKHQGDRKAERVRIAFARRYHPLAAALIWRASIRTAADVATRHPDRSLVTPFDLLRVDAAGTLERVQRFLGLPVEPIAERVPPDNTSFPGGVRPHLQPEDLFWMRLIAGRAMRTHGFTPRPTPFAPLRIAWSMLRLPWWAVRNYLDLRSRVGGSTLGYLWRWLKPGRSARDETRASPPRSPASPTESSP, from the coding sequence ATGTCCCGAGCGGGCACGCAGTGGATGTGCAAGTGCCTCAACGAGCACTCGCAGGCGGCGGCGTTCGGCGAGTCGATGTTCTTCGGACGGCGCTACGTACCCCCTGCGCCGGATGGGCTGTACCATGCCGCGCAGTACCGCGAGCTGCGGCGGCATCTGCTGGCGGACGGTTCGTGCATTCACTCGACCGCCGGGGGCGGGCCGGGATCGCTGAAGCGACTGACGCTCCGGGACATCGGTCCGCTGGTCGAGCGGCTGTTCCCGGACGACGCGCCGCCGATGACGCCCGGAGCGTGCTTCCGGCGGCTGGCACGGGCCATCGCCGAGGCGGAAGGCAAGCCGCTGGCGATCGAGAAGACGCCGCACCACCTCAACTGGATCGACCGCATTCTGGCGCACCTGCCCGAGGCGCGATTCGTGGTCATGGTGCGCGAGCCCTATTCGTTCATGCTCTCGTACAAGCACCAGGGCGACCGCAAGGCGGAGCGCGTGCGGATCGCCTTCGCCCGTCGGTATCACCCGCTGGCGGCGGCGCTGATCTGGCGCGCCTCGATCCGCACCGCGGCGGACGTGGCGACCCGGCATCCGGATCGCTCGCTGGTGACGCCCTTCGATCTGCTTCGCGTGGACGCGGCGGGCACGCTGGAGCGCGTTCAGCGTTTTCTGGGGCTGCCGGTGGAGCCGATTGCCGAGCGCGTGCCGCCCGACAACACCAGTTTTCCCGGCGGGGTGCGACCCCACCTTCAACCGGAGGATCTCTTCTGGATGCGGCTGATCGCCGGGCGGGCGATGCGGACGCATGGATTCACTCCGCGCCCGACCCCCTTCGCGCCGCTTCGCATCGCGTGGTCGATGCTGCGGCTGCCGTGGTGGGCGGTGCGAAACTACCTCGACCTGCGCTCGCGCGTGGGCGGATCGACGCTGGGGTATCTCTGGCGCTGGCTGAAACCAGGCCGGAGTGCGCGGGATGAAACCCGCGCCTCACCGCCGCGTTCTCCGGCGTCGCCCACGGAGTCATCCCCGTGA